In Leopardus geoffroyi isolate Oge1 chromosome D1, O.geoffroyi_Oge1_pat1.0, whole genome shotgun sequence, a single window of DNA contains:
- the WNT11 gene encoding protein Wnt-11 encodes MRARPRVCEALLFALALQTGVCYGIKWLALSKTPAALALNQTQHCKQLEGLVSAQVQLCRSNLELMHTIVHAAREVMKACRRAFADMRWNCSSIELAPNYLLDLERGTRESAFVYALSAAAISHAIARACTSGDLPGCSCGPVPGEPPGPGNRWGGCADNLSYGLLMGAKFSDAPMKVKKTGSQANKLMRLHNSEVGRQALRASLEMKCKCHGVSGSCSIRTCWKGLQELRDVASDLKTRYLSATKVVHRPMGTRKHLVPKDLDIRPVKDSELVYLQSSPDFCMKNEKVGSHGTQDRQCNKTSHGSDSCDLMCCGRGYNPYTDRVVERCHCKYHWCCYVTCRRCERTVERYVCK; translated from the exons GGCGCTGTCCAAGACCCCGGCGGCCCTCGCGCTGAACCAGACGCAGCACTGCAAGCAGCTGGAGGGGTTGGTATCTGCGCAGGTGCAGCTGTGCCGCAGTAACCTGGAGCTCATGCACACCATCGTGCACGCCGCCCGCGAGGTCATGAAGGCCTGCCGCAGGGCCTTCGCGGACATGCGCTGGAACTGCTCCTCCATCGAGCTTGCCCCCAACTACCTGCTTGACCTGGAGAGAG GGACCCGGGAGTCAGCCTTCGTGTATGCGCTGTCGGCGGCCGCCATCAGCCACGCCATCGCCCGGGCCTGCACCTCCGGCGACCTGCCCGGCTGCTCCTGCGGCCCTGTCCCAGGTGAGCCACCCGGGCCCGGGAACCGCTGGGGAGGATGTGCGGACAACCTCAGCTACGGGCTCCTCATGGGGGCCAAGTTTTCCGATGCTCCTATGAAGGTGAAAAAAACAGGATCCCAAGCCAATAAACTGATGCGTCTACACAACAGTGAAGTGGGGAGACAG GCTCTGCGCGCCTCTCTGGAAATGAAGTGTAAGTGCCACGGGGTATCTGGCTCCTGCTCCATCCGCACCTGCTGGAAGGGGCTGCAGGAGCTTCGGGATGTGGCCTCTGACCTCAAGACCCGCTACCTGTCGGCCACCAAGGTGGTGCACCGACCCATGGGCACCCGCAAGCACCTGGTGCCCAAGGACCTGGATATCAGGCCTGTGAAGGACTCGGAGCTTGTCTATCTGCAGAGCTCGCCCGACTTCTGCATGAAGAACGAGAAGGTGGGCTCCCATGGGACGCAAGACAG GCAGTGCAACAAGACATCCCACGGCAGTGACAGCTGTGACCTCATGTGCTGCGGACGCGGCTACAACCCCTACACGGACCGCGTGGTCGAGCGGTGCCACTGCAAATACCATTGGTGCTGCTACGTCACCTGCCGTAGGTGTGAGCGCACCGTGGAGCGCTATGTCTGCAAGTGA